From a region of the Eulemur rufifrons isolate Redbay chromosome 7, OSU_ERuf_1, whole genome shotgun sequence genome:
- the ZBTB21 gene encoding zinc finger and BTB domain-containing protein 21 isoform X2, translated as MEGLLHYINPAHAISLLSALNEERLKGQLCDVLLIVGDQKFRAHKNVLAASSEYFQSLFTNKENESQTVFQLDFCEPDAFDNVLNYIYSSSLFVEKSSLAAVQELGYSLGISFLTNIVSKTPQAPFPTCPNRKKVFVEDDENSSQKRSVIVCQSRNEAQGKTVSQNQPDPSHTSRPSPSIAVKASIVKPHVPKPIEPLHNLSLTEKSWPKDSSVGYAKSLEHSGSLDDPNRSSLVKRNAVLPSKPLQDRETMDDKPGVSGQLPKGKAIELALKRPRPPVLSLRSSSETPYLLKETSKGSGQGEDRNLLYYSKLGLVIPSSGSGSGNQSIDRSGPLVKSLLRRSLSMDSQVPVYSPSIDVKSSQGSSSVSKDAPGSVLCALSQKSSLKDCGEKTALDDRPQVLQPRRLRSFSASQSTDREGASPVTEVRIKTEPSSPLSDPSDIIRVTVGDAAAAATSSPSVTRDLSLKTEDQKDMSRLPAKRRFQADRRLPFKKLKVNEQGSPVSEDNFEEGSSPTVLEADFPDSDLNKDEFEQGSHERLCRNATVCPYCSLRFFSPELKHEHESKCEYKKLTCLECMRTFKSSFSIWRHQVEVHNQNNMAPAENLSLPVLDHNGDVTGSSRPQAQPEPNKVNHVVTTKDDNVFSDSSEQVNFDSEDSSCLPEDLSLSRQLKIQVKEEPVEEAEEEAPEASAAPREAGPSKDASLWPCEKCGKVFTVHKQLERHQELLCSVKPFICHVCNKAFRTNFRLWSHFQSHMSQATEESAHKESEAGPVPTNSPSPPPLPPPPPLPKIQPLEPDSPTGLSENPAPATEKLFAPQESDTLFYHAPPLSAITFKRQFMCKLCHRTFKTAFSLWSHEQTHN; from the exons ATGGAGGGATTGCTGCATTACATCAACCCGGCGCATGCCATTTCCCTCCTGAGTGCCCTCAATGAGGAGCGCCTCAAAGGACAGCTGTGCGATGTGCTGCTCATTGTCGGAGACCAAAAGTTTCGAGCTCATAAAAATGTCTTGGCTGCTAGCAGCGAATACTTTCAGAGTTTattcacaaataaggaaaatgagtCACAAACTGTATTTCAGCTTGACTTTTGTGAACCGGATGCTTTTGATAATGTTTTAAACTACAtttattcttcctctttatttGTTGAGAAGAGCAGCCTTGCTGCTGTGCAAGAACTTGGCTATAGCCTTGGGATTTCCTTTCTTACTAACATTGTTTCTAAAACACCTCAAGCCCCTTTTCCAACGTGTCCTAATAGAAAAAAAGTGTTTGTAGAAGATGATGAAAACAGTTCTCAAAAGAGAAGTGTCATTGTTTGTCAAAGTAGAAACGAAGCACAAGGAAAAACTGTTAGTCAAAACCAACCTGATCCAAGCCATACTTCCCGGCCCTCACCTAGCATTGCAGTCAAGGCCAGTATCGTTAAGCCACATGTTCCAAAACCAATTGAGCCACTTCACAATTTGTCATTAACTGAAAAGAGTTGGCCAAAAGATAGTTCTGTGGGATATGCAAAGTCTCTTGAGCATTCTGGATCTTTGGATGATCCTAATAGAAGCAGTTTGGTGAAAAGAAATGCAGTATTGCCTTCAAAACCTCTGCAAGACAGAGAAACTATGGATGATAAACCAGGTGTAAGTGGTCAGCTTCCAAAAGGAAAAGCTATAGAGCTAGCTTTGAAAAGACCGCGGCCACCTGTTTTGTCTCTCCGTAGCTCGTCAGAGACTCCCTATCTATTAAAAGAAACTAGCAAAGGAAGTGGCCAAGGTGAAGATAGAAACTTGTTGTACTATTCGAAGTTAGGCTTAGTGATCCCGTCCAGCGGGTCTGGGTCTGGAAACCAAAGCATCGACAGGAGTGGCCCACTTGTTAAGAGTCTCCTCAGACGGTCACTGTCCATGGATAGCCAGGTTCCTGTCTATTCACCCTCCATAGATGTGAAATCTTCCCAGGGATCATCTTCGGTGTCAAAGGATGCACCAGGGAGTGTGTTGTGTGCTTTATCTCAAAAGTCATCTCTAAAAGACTGTGGTGAAAAAACAGCCCTAGATGACAGGCCTCAGGTGCTACAGCCGCGTCGCCTCAGGTCCTTTAGTGCTTCTCAGTCGACAGACAGGGAGGGAGCCTCACCTGTGACCGAGGTGCGCATAAAGACCGAGCCCAGCAGCCCGCTGTCGGATCCCTCAGACATCATCCGCGTCACTGTGGGAGACGCCGCGGCAGCGGCAACCTCGTCACCGTCAGTCACGAGAGACCTGTCTCTCAAAACGGAAGACCAGAAAGACATGAGCAGACTCCCGGCAAAAAGGAGGTTCCAAGCGGACAGAAGATTGCCCTTTAAGAAGTTAAAGGTGAATGAGCAGGGGTCTCCTGTGTCAGAGGACAACTTCGAGGAAGGCTCCAGCCCCACTGTCCTCGAGGCAGATTTCCCAGATTCTGACTTGAATAAAGACGAATTTG AACAAGGAAGCCACGAGCGGCTATGCCGGAACGCCACCGTCTGCCCTTACTGCAGCCTCAGGTTTTTCTCGCCCGAGCTGAAGCACGAGCACGAGAGCAAGTGTGAGTATAAGAAGCTGACCTGCCTGGAGTGCATGCGCACCTTCAAGTCCTCCTTCAGCATCTGGCGGCACCAGGTCGAAGTCCACAATCAGAACAACATGGCGCCGGCCGAAAACCTCTCTTTGCCGGTTCTGGACCACAATGGCGACGTGACTGGCTCTTcgaggccccaggcccagcctgagcCAAATAAAGTAAACCACGTTGTCACCACAAAAGACGACAACGTGTTCAGTGATTCTTCAGAGCAAGTTAACTTCGATTCGGAGGATTCCTCTTGTCTCCCTGAAGACCTTAGTCTCTCTAGGCAACTGAAAATCCAGGTCAAAGAGGAGCCGgtggaggaggctgaggaagaggccCCCGAGGCCAGCGCAGCCCCCAGAGAGGCAGGGCCCAGTAAAGACGCCAGCCTGTGGCCCTGCGAGAAGTGCGGGAAGGTGTTCACGGTGCACAAGCAGCTGGAGCGGCACCAGGAGCTGCTGTGCTCCGTGAAGCCATTTATTTGTCACGTGTGCAACAAAGCTTTTCGCACTAATTTCCGGCTCTGGAGTCACTTCCAGTCACACATGTCTCAGGCCACAGAGGAATCCGCACATAAGGAATCTGAAGCAGGCCCCGTTCCCACAAACTCGCCCTCACCGCCACCtctgccgccaccgccgccgctgcCCAAGATCCAGCCCCTGGAGCCCGACAGCCCCACAGGCTTGTCCGAAAACCCAGCTCCGGCCACAGAGAAACTGTTCGCACCCCAAGAATCAGATACCCTTTTCTACCACGCCCCACCCCTTTCAGCAATCACCTTTAAAAGACAGTTTATGTGTAAACTTTGCCACAGGACATTCAAGACTGCATTTAGTCTTTGGAGTCATGAACAAACACACAATTGA
- the ZBTB21 gene encoding zinc finger and BTB domain-containing protein 21 isoform X1 — protein sequence MEGLLHYINPAHAISLLSALNEERLKGQLCDVLLIVGDQKFRAHKNVLAASSEYFQSLFTNKENESQTVFQLDFCEPDAFDNVLNYIYSSSLFVEKSSLAAVQELGYSLGISFLTNIVSKTPQAPFPTCPNRKKVFVEDDENSSQKRSVIVCQSRNEAQGKTVSQNQPDPSHTSRPSPSIAVKASIVKPHVPKPIEPLHNLSLTEKSWPKDSSVGYAKSLEHSGSLDDPNRSSLVKRNAVLPSKPLQDRETMDDKPGVSGQLPKGKAIELALKRPRPPVLSLRSSSETPYLLKETSKGSGQGEDRNLLYYSKLGLVIPSSGSGSGNQSIDRSGPLVKSLLRRSLSMDSQVPVYSPSIDVKSSQGSSSVSKDAPGSVLCALSQKSSLKDCGEKTALDDRPQVLQPRRLRSFSASQSTDREGASPVTEVRIKTEPSSPLSDPSDIIRVTVGDAAAAATSSPSVTRDLSLKTEDQKDMSRLPAKRRFQADRRLPFKKLKVNEQGSPVSEDNFEEGSSPTVLEADFPDSDLNKDEFGELEGTRPNKKFKCKHCLKIFRSTAGLHRHANMYHNPEKPYACDICHKRFHTNFKVWTHCQTQHGIVKNPSPASSSHAVLDEKFQRKLIDIVREREIKKALIIKLRRGKPGFQGQSSSQAQQVIKRNLRSRAKGAYICTYCGKAYRFLSQFKQHIKMHPGEKPLGVNKVAKPKEHAPLASPVENKEVYQCRLCNAKLSSLLEQGSHERLCRNATVCPYCSLRFFSPELKHEHESKCEYKKLTCLECMRTFKSSFSIWRHQVEVHNQNNMAPAENLSLPVLDHNGDVTGSSRPQAQPEPNKVNHVVTTKDDNVFSDSSEQVNFDSEDSSCLPEDLSLSRQLKIQVKEEPVEEAEEEAPEASAAPREAGPSKDASLWPCEKCGKVFTVHKQLERHQELLCSVKPFICHVCNKAFRTNFRLWSHFQSHMSQATEESAHKESEAGPVPTNSPSPPPLPPPPPLPKIQPLEPDSPTGLSENPAPATEKLFAPQESDTLFYHAPPLSAITFKRQFMCKLCHRTFKTAFSLWSHEQTHN from the coding sequence ATGGAGGGATTGCTGCATTACATCAACCCGGCGCATGCCATTTCCCTCCTGAGTGCCCTCAATGAGGAGCGCCTCAAAGGACAGCTGTGCGATGTGCTGCTCATTGTCGGAGACCAAAAGTTTCGAGCTCATAAAAATGTCTTGGCTGCTAGCAGCGAATACTTTCAGAGTTTattcacaaataaggaaaatgagtCACAAACTGTATTTCAGCTTGACTTTTGTGAACCGGATGCTTTTGATAATGTTTTAAACTACAtttattcttcctctttatttGTTGAGAAGAGCAGCCTTGCTGCTGTGCAAGAACTTGGCTATAGCCTTGGGATTTCCTTTCTTACTAACATTGTTTCTAAAACACCTCAAGCCCCTTTTCCAACGTGTCCTAATAGAAAAAAAGTGTTTGTAGAAGATGATGAAAACAGTTCTCAAAAGAGAAGTGTCATTGTTTGTCAAAGTAGAAACGAAGCACAAGGAAAAACTGTTAGTCAAAACCAACCTGATCCAAGCCATACTTCCCGGCCCTCACCTAGCATTGCAGTCAAGGCCAGTATCGTTAAGCCACATGTTCCAAAACCAATTGAGCCACTTCACAATTTGTCATTAACTGAAAAGAGTTGGCCAAAAGATAGTTCTGTGGGATATGCAAAGTCTCTTGAGCATTCTGGATCTTTGGATGATCCTAATAGAAGCAGTTTGGTGAAAAGAAATGCAGTATTGCCTTCAAAACCTCTGCAAGACAGAGAAACTATGGATGATAAACCAGGTGTAAGTGGTCAGCTTCCAAAAGGAAAAGCTATAGAGCTAGCTTTGAAAAGACCGCGGCCACCTGTTTTGTCTCTCCGTAGCTCGTCAGAGACTCCCTATCTATTAAAAGAAACTAGCAAAGGAAGTGGCCAAGGTGAAGATAGAAACTTGTTGTACTATTCGAAGTTAGGCTTAGTGATCCCGTCCAGCGGGTCTGGGTCTGGAAACCAAAGCATCGACAGGAGTGGCCCACTTGTTAAGAGTCTCCTCAGACGGTCACTGTCCATGGATAGCCAGGTTCCTGTCTATTCACCCTCCATAGATGTGAAATCTTCCCAGGGATCATCTTCGGTGTCAAAGGATGCACCAGGGAGTGTGTTGTGTGCTTTATCTCAAAAGTCATCTCTAAAAGACTGTGGTGAAAAAACAGCCCTAGATGACAGGCCTCAGGTGCTACAGCCGCGTCGCCTCAGGTCCTTTAGTGCTTCTCAGTCGACAGACAGGGAGGGAGCCTCACCTGTGACCGAGGTGCGCATAAAGACCGAGCCCAGCAGCCCGCTGTCGGATCCCTCAGACATCATCCGCGTCACTGTGGGAGACGCCGCGGCAGCGGCAACCTCGTCACCGTCAGTCACGAGAGACCTGTCTCTCAAAACGGAAGACCAGAAAGACATGAGCAGACTCCCGGCAAAAAGGAGGTTCCAAGCGGACAGAAGATTGCCCTTTAAGAAGTTAAAGGTGAATGAGCAGGGGTCTCCTGTGTCAGAGGACAACTTCGAGGAAGGCTCCAGCCCCACTGTCCTCGAGGCAGATTTCCCAGATTCTGACTTGAATAAAGACGAATTTGGTGAGTTGGAGGGGACGAGaccaaacaaaaaatttaaatgcaaacattGCCTTAAGATCTTTAGATCAACAGCAGGTCTTCACCGTCATGCTAACATGTACCATAACCCAGAAAAGCCCTACGCTTGTGACATCTGTCACAAGAGGTTTCACACCAACTTCAAAGTGTGGACACATTGTCAGACCCAACACGGCATAGTGAAGAACCCGTCACCAGCCTCTAGTTCCCATGCTGTTTTGGatgaaaaattccaaagaaaGCTGATTGAcatagtgagagagagagagattaagaaaGCCCTGATCATTAAGTTAAGGCGTGGCAAGCCTGGCTTTCAGGGACAGAGTAGTTCCCAAGCACAGCAAGTCATCAAGAGGAACTTGCGATCTCGAGCCAAAGGAGCGTACATTTGTACTTACTGCGGAAAAGCATACCGCTTTCTTTCTCAATTTAAGCAGCACATAAAAATGCACCCAGGAGAAAAACCCCTTGGAGTAAATAAAGTTGCTAAGCCAAAAGAGCATGCTCCTCTTGCAAGTCCAGTAGAAAACAAGGAGGTTTACCAGTGTCGCCTCTGTAATGCTAAGCTCTCTTCTCTCCTAGAACAAGGAAGCCACGAGCGGCTATGCCGGAACGCCACCGTCTGCCCTTACTGCAGCCTCAGGTTTTTCTCGCCCGAGCTGAAGCACGAGCACGAGAGCAAGTGTGAGTATAAGAAGCTGACCTGCCTGGAGTGCATGCGCACCTTCAAGTCCTCCTTCAGCATCTGGCGGCACCAGGTCGAAGTCCACAATCAGAACAACATGGCGCCGGCCGAAAACCTCTCTTTGCCGGTTCTGGACCACAATGGCGACGTGACTGGCTCTTcgaggccccaggcccagcctgagcCAAATAAAGTAAACCACGTTGTCACCACAAAAGACGACAACGTGTTCAGTGATTCTTCAGAGCAAGTTAACTTCGATTCGGAGGATTCCTCTTGTCTCCCTGAAGACCTTAGTCTCTCTAGGCAACTGAAAATCCAGGTCAAAGAGGAGCCGgtggaggaggctgaggaagaggccCCCGAGGCCAGCGCAGCCCCCAGAGAGGCAGGGCCCAGTAAAGACGCCAGCCTGTGGCCCTGCGAGAAGTGCGGGAAGGTGTTCACGGTGCACAAGCAGCTGGAGCGGCACCAGGAGCTGCTGTGCTCCGTGAAGCCATTTATTTGTCACGTGTGCAACAAAGCTTTTCGCACTAATTTCCGGCTCTGGAGTCACTTCCAGTCACACATGTCTCAGGCCACAGAGGAATCCGCACATAAGGAATCTGAAGCAGGCCCCGTTCCCACAAACTCGCCCTCACCGCCACCtctgccgccaccgccgccgctgcCCAAGATCCAGCCCCTGGAGCCCGACAGCCCCACAGGCTTGTCCGAAAACCCAGCTCCGGCCACAGAGAAACTGTTCGCACCCCAAGAATCAGATACCCTTTTCTACCACGCCCCACCCCTTTCAGCAATCACCTTTAAAAGACAGTTTATGTGTAAACTTTGCCACAGGACATTCAAGACTGCATTTAGTCTTTGGAGTCATGAACAAACACACAATTGA